TCCGGTTAAGAATCCCTTTGTAATTCCGGGATTGAAAAAAATGCAGATTGATCCGCAGCTCAATCCCATTTATACATTTGAAAACTTTATTGAAGGCGATAGTAATCGTGTGGCGCGGAGAGCCGGGAAAACCGTTGCGGAAAAACCGGGCGCCAGCTCGTTTAATCCCTTAGTAATATATGGTAGTGTTGGTTTGGGAAAAACCCACCTGGCGCAAAGTATAGGTAATGAAACAAAGCGTTTGCATCCAAACAAGGTAGTGTTGTATGTAAGCTCTGAAAAATTCATCAACCAGTTCCAGGACCATAGCCGTAACAATGCTATCAATGACTTTATACATTTCTATCAATTGATAGATGTATTGATCATCGACGACGTACAGTTCTTTAACCGGGCTGAAAAGTCGCAGGATGCCTTCTTTGCCATCTTTAACCACCTGCATCAAAGTGGCAAGCAACTGATCTTAACTTCCGATAAACCACCCAAAGACCTGGAAGGGGTTCAGGAAAGGTTGTTAAGCCGTTTCCGGTGGGGGTTAAGTGCCGATTTACAGGTTCCGGACTATGAAACCCGGATAGAGATCCTGGAGCGGAAGATGAAGAACGATGGTTTGGAGATGCCCAAAGAAGTAGTTAAGTATCTGGCTTATAACATCAATAGCAATGTACGGGAACTGGAGGGAGCTTTGATCTCATTATTGGCACAATCTTCGCTTAACAAGCGGGAAATAGACCTAGACTTGGCAAAAAGAGTCCTCCGTAATTTCGTGAAAACTAGCAGCAAGGAAATCACTATCGAAACCATCCAGAAAATGGTATGTGAATATTTCGATGTGCCTTACGACAAACTGCTACAAAAAACCCGTAAGCGTGAAATAGTTCAGGCACGGCAAATTACTATGTACCTGGCCAAAGCATTCACCAAAAACTCTTTAAAGACCATTGGGGAGCATTTCGGTGGTCGTGACCACACCACAGTGATCCACTCCTGCCAAACAGTTAAAGACCTGATGGACACCGACAGCACATTCCGCGAAAGCGTTATGGAATTACAGCAAAAGGTGCAATTGGCCGCCATGTAGCAAAGTAGTTTTCAAAATTCTTATACAAATCCTTCCGGCATAGACGGAAGGATTTT
The Niastella koreensis GR20-10 genome window above contains:
- the dnaA gene encoding chromosomal replication initiator protein DnaA; the encoded protein is MAKTSEKVWSNCLEIIKDIVEWQHFKTWFEPIKPVELRDNILIIQVPSQFFYEYLEEHYVNLLAKTLRRVLGKDARLEYRIMVDSGNHNNKPLTMDVPTHGYKTFSSNEMDFPLIINNPVKNPFVIPGLKKMQIDPQLNPIYTFENFIEGDSNRVARRAGKTVAEKPGASSFNPLVIYGSVGLGKTHLAQSIGNETKRLHPNKVVLYVSSEKFINQFQDHSRNNAINDFIHFYQLIDVLIIDDVQFFNRAEKSQDAFFAIFNHLHQSGKQLILTSDKPPKDLEGVQERLLSRFRWGLSADLQVPDYETRIEILERKMKNDGLEMPKEVVKYLAYNINSNVRELEGALISLLAQSSLNKREIDLDLAKRVLRNFVKTSSKEITIETIQKMVCEYFDVPYDKLLQKTRKREIVQARQITMYLAKAFTKNSLKTIGEHFGGRDHTTVIHSCQTVKDLMDTDSTFRESVMELQQKVQLAAM